Proteins from a single region of Melanotaenia boesemani isolate fMelBoe1 chromosome 3, fMelBoe1.pri, whole genome shotgun sequence:
- the nmur3 gene encoding neuromedin-U receptor 1 — MELALQASASSAPLYNTSLPTNPSGNYTIDQISDVNLFEILGPKRSPFFCPVTIVYLLIFLTGLTGNLLTCAVIAKHKKMRNPTNFYLVSLAVSDLLVLMFGMPLEIYDLWQNYPFPFGEGGCYFKTFLFETVCFASILNVTALSVERYIAVVHPLKTRYLSTNQHAKRVITIVWVVSMICAIPNTSLHGIFYLPERMEESAICAVLKPIWIYNLVMQITTVFFYFVPMMIITILYLVMGIHLSRERQHARGNLGKNCCSSTRKKISVENRRRRQVIKMLSIVVGVFGVCWAPFHIERLLWSSVSQWTDLMHNVYQYVHLLSGIFFYLSSAVNPIIYSLLSTRFRECFRELVCSHLEDNSSVRDSPPNILLEPSISRSRTLTEGKESSSIIPLLSPNVSMDTAVLTYKCKETTCKTSVF, encoded by the exons ATGGAGCTCGCTTTGCAGGCCTCTGCTTCATCTGCACCACTCTACAACACTAGCCTGCCAACAAATCCCTCAGGGAATTACACTATTGACCAAATCTCTGATGTCAACCTATTTGAAATCCTTGGTCCAAAACGATCTCCCTTCTTTTGTCCAGTGACCATAGTTTACCTTCTCATCTTTCTCACTGGTTTGACTGGAAATCTGCTTACATGTGCAGTTATAGCAAAGCACAAGAAGATGCGAAACCCTACCAACTTTTATCTAGTGAGCCTAGCTGTGTCTGATCTCCTTGTGCTTATGTTTGGAATGCCCTTAGAGATTTATGACCTCTGGCAAAACTACCCATTTCCCTTCGGTGAAGGCGGCTGCTACTTCAAGACCTTCCTTTTTGAAACCGTCTGCTTTGCCTCCATCCTCAACGTCACAGCGCTGAGTGTGGAGAGGTACATTGCCGTTGTACATCCTCTCAAAACACGATACCTGTCGACCAACCAGCATGCCAAACGTGTCATCACAATTGTGTGGGTGGTGTCGATGATCTGTGCAATCCCCAACACCTCACTGCATGGCATTTTCTACTTGCCAGAAAGAATGGAGGAGTCAGCCATATGTGCTGTGCTCAAGCCCATATGGATCTATAACTTAGTCATGCAAATCACAACTGTGTTCTTCTACTTTGTTCCAATGATGATTATTACCATACTGTACTTAGTGATGGGCATTCATTTGAGCAGGGAAAGGCAACATGCCAGAGGGAACTTAGGAAAGAATTGCTGTAGCAGCACCAGAAAGAAGATCAGCGTGGAGAACAGGCGCAGAAGACAAGTCATCAAGATGCTTT CAATTGTGGTGGGAGTGTTTGGAGTCTGCTGGGCGCCCTTCCACATCGAGCGGCTCCTGTGGAGTTCAGTCAGTCAGTGGACTGACTTGATGCACAACGTTTATCAGTATGTCCACCTACTATCGGGCATCTTCTTCTACCTCAGCTCTGCAGTCAACCCTATCATCTACAGCCTACTCTCCACACGGTTCAGGGAGTGTTTCCGGGAACTTGTGTGCTCTCACTTGGAAGACAACAGCTCTGTCAGAGACTCCCCACCTAATATTCTGCTGGAGCCCTCTATTTCAAGGTCCAGAACTCTGACAGAGGGTAAGGAGTCCAGTTCTATCATCCCTTTGCTGTCACCTAACGTAAGTATGGACACTGCAGTCCTCACTTACAAGTGCAAAGAGACGACTTGCAAGACCTCTGTGTtctga